In a single window of the Elaeis guineensis isolate ETL-2024a chromosome 4, EG11, whole genome shotgun sequence genome:
- the LOC140856973 gene encoding polyphenol oxidase, chloroplastic-like, with the protein MAGLPQPNLSSCSLSTCPSSFACPFYPQRPRVALSFKTSHVHPRISCKATRDEHEKPMPTTEAIGSSGKLDRRDMLIGLGGLYGAAAGLGVNRKALGLPIEAPDISKCGPSDLPSGATATDCCPPTTSKIIDFKLPPRSDPLRIRSAAHVVDSEYLAKYAKAVELMKALPADDPRNFTQQANVHCAYCDGFYEQIGFPDLNLQIHNSWLFFPWHRFFLYFHEKILGKLIGDETFAVPFWNWDAPAGMQMPSIYTDPSSSLYHKIRDAKHQPPYLVDFDFDGQDPSFTHDQQIDYNLKIMYRQVITNGKTAQLFMGSPYRAGDQPDPGLGSIEDVPHNIVHVWTGDRNQPNGEDMGTFYSAARDPIFYAHHSNIDRMWYVWKMLGGKHKDFEDKDWLNCSFLFYDENADLVRVKIEDCLDTQRLRYTYQDVEIPWLKTRPTPKGTAAAKKGARSPRAVTEATFPVTLYSSVSATVRRPKVSRSRKEKEDEEEVLVVEGIEFDPDMFIKFDVYINTPEEKGVDPGSTEFAGSFVNVPHKNIRSKKEKKVRTALRLGITDLLEDLRAEADDSVLVTLVPRQGKGKVTVGGLRLEFLK; encoded by the coding sequence ATGGCAGGCCTCCCTCAACCAAATTTATCTTCCTGCTCCCTCTCCACCTGCCCTAGCTCCTTTGCATGCCCCTTCTATCCACAGAGGCCTCGGGTCGCTCTTTCCTTTAAGACATCTCACGTCCATCCCAGAATCTCATGCAAAGCAACAAGGGATGAACATGAGAAGCCCATGCCCACCACGGAGGCCATAGGATCTTCAGGCAAGCTCGACCGCCGTGATATGCTCATCGGCCTTGGTGGGCTCTACGGAGCTGCCGCCGGACTTGGAGTCAACCGCAAGGCCCTCGGACTCCCCATTGAAGCCCCGGACATTTCCAAATGTGGCCCCTCCGACCTCCCGTCCGGCGCAACAGCTACTGACTGCTGCCCACCAACCACCTCCAAAATCATCGACTTCAAGCTCCCGCCACGCTCCGACCCCCTTCGCATCCGCTCTGCCGCCCACGTAGTTGACTCAGAGTACTTGGCAAAGTATGCCAAGGCCGTGGAGCTCATGAAGGCCTTGCCGGCCGACGACCCACGTAACTTCACCCAACAGGCTAACGTCCACTGCGCCTACTGTGATGGCTTTTACGAGCAGATCGGCTTCCCTGACCTCAACCTCCAGATCCACAATTCCTGGCTCTTTTTCCCCTGGCACCGGTTCTTCCTCTACTTCCATGAGAAAATACTCGGCAAGCTCATTGGCGACGAGACCTTCGCGGTTCCCTTCTGGAATTGGGATGCACCCGCTGGCATGCAAATGCCTTCCATCTATACCGACCCTTCTTCGTCGCTATATCACAAGATTCGTGACGCCAAGCACCAGCCACCGTACCTCGTCGACTTCGACTTCGATGGCCAGGACCCATCCTTCACCCACGACCAGCAAATCGACTACAACTTAAAGATAATGTATCGCCAAGTGATCACTAATGGGAAGACAGCACAACTGTTCATGGGATCCCCCTACCGCGCCGGGGACCAGCCAGATCCTGGCTTAGGCTCGATCGAGGACGTGCCGCACAACATCGTCCATGTATGGACTGGTGATAGGAACCAGCCAAATGGAGAGGACATGGGCACTTTTTACTCAGCTGCCCGTGATCCCATCTTCTACGCCCACCACTCCAACATCGATCGCATGTGGTATGTGTGGAAGATGCTCGGTGGAAAGCACAAGGACTTCGAAGACAAGGACTGGCTCAATTGCTCCTTTCTCTTCTACGACGAGAACGCCGACCTAGTTCGAGTCAAAATTGAGGATTGTCTGGATACTCAGAGGCTCCGCTACACCTACCAAGATGTCGAGATCCCTTGGCTGAAAACTCGACCCACTCCCAAGGGTACTGCGGCGGCGAAGAAGGGGGCAAGATCACCACGAGCCGTCACAGAGGCGACGTTCCCGGTGACCTTGTACTCGTCAGTGAGTGCGACGGTGAGGCGGCCCAAGGTGTCGAGGAGCAGGAAGGAGAAAGAGGACGAGGAGGAGGTCCTGGTGGTCGAGGGGATCGAGTTCGACCCCGACATGTTCATCAAGTTCGACGTGTACATTAACACGCCGGAGGAAAAAGGGGTTGACCCTGGGTCAACTGAGTTTGCCGGGAGCTTCGTCAACGTGCCTCACAAAAACATTCGcagcaagaaggagaagaaggtgagGACGGCGCTGCGACTGGGGATAACGGACTTGCTGGAGGACCTCAGGGCCGAGGCAGACGATAGTGTGCTCGTCACGCTGGTTCCGAGGCAGGGGAAGGGAAAGGTGACGGTGGGTGGGCTCCGGCTTGAGTTCTTGAAATGA